A portion of the Callithrix jacchus isolate 240 chromosome 13, calJac240_pri, whole genome shotgun sequence genome contains these proteins:
- the ADNP2 gene encoding activity-dependent neuroprotector homeobox protein 2 isoform X2 yields MPMVVMDHLHMVSLWASGHFLQTWYLDSKHDHPERKISKMFQIPVENLDNIRKVRKKVKGILVDIGLDSCKQLLKRYRTKPYCCGLCKYSTKVLTSFRNHLHRYHEDEIDQELVIPCPNCVFASQPKVVGRHFRMFHAPVRKVQNYTVNILGETKSSRSDVISFTCLKCNFSNTLYYSMKKHVLVAHFHYLINSYFGLRTEEMGEQPKTDNPLSIEKIPPPDKYYCKKCNASASSQDTLMYHILTSDIHRDLENKLRSVISEHIKRTGLLKQTHIAPKPAAHLAAAANGSASSTPAPPPCFHLALPQNSPSPASGQPVTVAQGAPGSLTHSPPAAGQSHMTLVSSPLPMGQNSLTLQPPAPQPVFLSHGVPLHQSVNPPVLPLSQPVGPINKSVGTSVLPINQSQPVAPINKSVGTSVLPINQSQPVGPINKSVGTSVLPINQTVRPGVLPLAQPVGPINRPVGPGVLPVSPSVPPGVLQAVSPGVISVSRAVPSGVLPAGQMTPAGVIPGQTATSGVLPTGQMVQSGVLPVGQTAPSRVLPPGQTAPLRVLAAGQVVPSGLLSPNQSVSSSAVVPVNQGVNSGVLQLSQPVMSGVLPVGQPVRPGVLQLNQTVSTSILPVNQPVRPGASQNTTFLTSGSILRQLIPTGKQVNGIPTYTLAPVSVTLPVPPGGLATVAPPQMPIQLLPSGTAAPVASSMPGMPSPPVLVNAAQSVFVQASSSAADTNQALKQAKQWKTCPVCNELFPSNVYQVHMEVAHKHSESKAGEKPEPEKLAACAPFLKWMREKTVRCLSCKCLVSEDELIHHLLMHGLGCLFCPCTFHDIKGLSEHSRNRHLGKKKLPMDYSNRGFQLDVDANGNLLFPHLDFITILPKEKLGEREVYLAILAGIHSKSLVPVYVKVRPQAEGSPGSTGKRVSTCPFCFGPFVTTEAYELHLKERHHIMPTVHTVLKSPAFKCIHCCGVYTGNMTLAAIAVHLVRCRSAPKDSSSDLQVQPDFIQNSELLLVNGEVIHDSSFSVKRKLPDGHVGTEDQRHREEQPPIPNADAAPGPEKVTSVVPFKRQRNESRTEGPIVKDDALQILALDPKKYEGRSYEEKKQFLKDYFHKKPYPSKKEMELLSSLFWVWKIDVASFFGKRRYICMKAIKSHKPSVLLGFDMSELKNVKHRLNFEYEP; encoded by the coding sequence agATATCGAACAAAGCCGTACTGTTGTGGCCTCTGTAAGTACTCTACAAAGGTGCTCACTTCATTCAGAAATCATTTACATCGCTACCACGAAGATGAAATTGACCAGGAACTGGTGATCCCTTGCCCAAACTGTGTGTTTGCGTCTCAGCCCAAAGTTGTGGGAAGGCACTTCAGAATGTTCCATGCGCCTGTCCGGAAAGTCCAGAACTACACAGTGAACATTTTAGGGGAAACTAAATCGTCTAGGAGTGATGTGATAAGTTTCACTTGTCTAAAATGTAACTTTTCAAACACTTTGTACTATAGCATGAAGAAGCATGTGCTGGTCGCCCATTTTCACTACTTAATTAACTCCTACTTTGGCCTGCGAACTGAGGAAATGGGCGAGCAACCGAAAACTGACAATCCTCTTTCTATAGAGAAGATCCCACCACCTGACAAATACTACTGTAAAAAGTGCAATGCCAGTGCCAGCAGCCAGGATACATTAATGTATCACATTTTGACATCAGACATACACAGAGATTTGGAGAATAAGCTTAGATCTGTGATTTCAGAACATATTAAGAGGACTGGACTCTTGAAGCAAACACACATTGCTCCAAAACCAGCGGCACATTTGGCTGCAGCAGCAAATGGCAGTGCTTCCAGCACTCCAGCTCCGCCTCCTTGCTTTCATCTTGCTTTGCCACAGAACAGTCCAAGCCCCGCCTCCGGGCAGCCAGTGACTGTGGCCCAGGGTGCCCCTGGAAGCCTCACTCATTCCCCACCTGCTGCTGGCCAATCCCACATGACTCTGGTCTCCAGCCCTCTGCCCATGGGCCAGAACAGCCTCACCCTGCAGCCCCCAGCACCTCagcctgtctttctttctcacgGGGTCCCACTTCATCAGTCTGTGAATCCTCCTGTGTTGCCCTTGAGTCAGCCAGTTGGACCTATCAATAAGTCTGTTGGAACTAGTGTCCTCCCCATAAATCAGAGTCAGCCAGTTGCACCTATCAATAAGTCTGTTGGAACTAGTGTCCTCCCCATAAATCAGAGTCAGCCAGTTGGACCTATCAATAAGTCTGTTGGAACTAGTGTCCTCCCCATAAATCAGACTGTCCGCCCTGGGGTTTTACCCCTTGCCCAGCCTGTGGGGCCCATAAACAGACCTGTTGGGCCTGGTGTTCTTCCTGTGAGTCCCTCTGTCCCCCCCGGGGTCCTGCAGGCTGTCTCACCAGGGGTGATTTCCGTCAGTCGGGCGGTCCCATCCGGGGTTCTTCCTGCAGGCCAGATGACTCCTGCAGGGGTTATCCCTGGGCAGACAGCAACTTCTGGGGTTCTTCCTACTGGCCAGATGGTCCAATCAGGGGTTCTCCCTGTTGGCCAGACAGCTCCATCACGGGTTCTTCCCCCTGGCCAGACAGCCCCATTGAGGGTTCTTGCTGCAGGCCAGGTGGTCCCGTCTGGGCTGCTTTCTCCCAACCAGTCAGTTTCCTCCTCAGCTGTTGTGCCTGTAAACCAGGGTGTGAATTCTGGGGTTCTTCAGCTGAGTCAGCCTGTCATGTCGGGAGTTCTTCCTGTGGGCCAGCCGGTGAGGCCTGGGGTTCTGCAACTCAACCAGACCGTCAGCACCAGCATTCTGCCTGTGAACCAGCCAGTGAGACCTGGCGCTTCGCAGAACACCACTTTCCTAACATCAGGCTCTATTCTTAGACAGCTCATCCCTACAGGGAAACAAGTGAATGGGATTCCGACCTACACGCTGGCCCCCGTATCTGTCACTCTGCCGGTTCCCCCTGGAGGCCTTGCAACTGTGGCTCCGCCCCAGATGCCCATCCAGCTCCTGCCGTCAGGCACCGCTGCACCAGTGGCCAGTTCCATGCCCGGCATGCCCTCTCCTCCAGTGCTGGTGAATGCTGCTCAGAGTGTGTTTGTTCAGGCTTCCTCGTCTGCAGCAGACACAAACCAGGCGCTGAAACAGGCCAAGCAGTGGAAGACCTGTCCTGTCTGCAACGAACTCTTTCCCTCCAATGTCTACCAGGTCCACATGGAGGTGGCACACAAGCACAGCGAGTCCAAGGCTGGTGAGAAACCTGAGCCTGAAAAACTGGCAGCTTGTGCACCATTTCTAAAGTGGATGAGAGAGAAAACAGTGCGATGTCTGTCTTGTAAATGCTTGGTCTCTGAGGACGAGCTTATACACCACTTGCTGATGCATGGCTTGGGGTGCTTGTTCTGTCCATGTACCTTCCATGATATCAAAGGTCTTTCAGAGCACAGCAGGAATAGGCACCTGGGGAAGAAGAAGTTACCTATGGATTATAGCAACAGAGGTTTTCAGTTAGATGTTGATGCCAATGGCAACCTGCTCTTTCCCCACCTTGATTTCATTACCATATTGCCAAAGGAGAAGCTTGGGGAGCGGGAAGTCTATTTGGCAATCCTGGCTGGGATACACTCCAAGTCACTGGTGCCTGTGTATGTGAAGGTGAGGCCTCAGGCTGAGGGCAGTCCCGGGAGCACTGGCAAGCGAGTGTCCACCTGCCCCTTTTGCTTTGGCCCCTTTGTGACAACTGAGGCCTACGAGCTGCATTTGAAGGAGAGGCACCACATCATGCCCACAGTCCACACAGTCCTGAAGTCTCCTGCCTTCAAGTGCATTCACTGCTGTGGGGTCTACACTGGAAACATGACCCTGGCTGCCATCGCCGTCCATTTGGTGCGCTGCAGAAGTGCTCCTAAGGACAGCAGCTCAGACCTTCAAGTCCAGCCGGATTTTATTCAGAACAGTGAACTGCTTTTAGTCAATGGTGAAGTGATACATGATTCCAGTTTTTCTGTTAAGAGGAAACTGCCTGATGGCCACGTAGGGACTGAAGACCAGAGGCACAGGGAGGAGCAGCCTCCCATCCCAAATGCTGATGCAGCCCCAGGTCCAGAAAAGGTGACGAGTGTTGTGCCTTTTAAAAGACAAAGGAATGAAAGCAGAACCGAGGGACCGATTGTCAAGGATGATGCTCTTCAGATTTTAGCATTAGACCCTAAAAAATATGAAGGCCGttcttatgaagaaaagaaacaatttcttaaagattatttCCATAAGAAACCATATCCTAGTAAAAAGGAAATGGAACTGTTATCCTCACTCTTTTGGGTGTGGAAAATTGATGTGGCTTCATTTTTTGGAAAAAGAAGGTACATTTGCATGAAAGCAATAAAGAGTCACAAGCCTTCTGTGCTTTTAGGCTTTGATATGTCTGaacttaaaaatgttaaacacagaTTGAACTTCGAATATGAACCATAG